One part of the Phragmites australis chromosome 3, lpPhrAust1.1, whole genome shotgun sequence genome encodes these proteins:
- the LOC133912311 gene encoding probable LL-diaminopimelate aminotransferase, chloroplastic → MATAGAGAPAITASSSSFLSSSTFSLKASKTSHRRPAGRVSVSVRCVGSPPSVDTSYKTNVPRNANMAKLQAGYLFPEIARRRAAHLLKFPDAKIISLGIGDTTEPIPDVITNGMAERAHALSTIDGYSGYGAEQGEKKLRAAIATTYYADLGIEETDIFVSDGAKCDISRLQVLFGSNVTIAVQDPSYPAYVDSSVIMGQTGLYQQDVQKYGNIEYMRCSPKNGFFPDLSTVPRTDIIFFCSPNNPTGATASRDQLTKLVKFAKDNGSIIVYDSAYAMYISDDSPKSIFEIPGAREVAIETASFSKYAGFTGVRLGWTVVPKELLFSDGHPVAKDFNRIVSTCFNGASNISQAGGLACLSPEGLKAMRDVVGFYKDNTEIIVDTFTSLGFNVYGAKNAPYVWVHFPGRNSWDVFAEILEKANVVTTPGSGFGPGGEGFVRVSAFGHRDNIIEAARRLKQLYE, encoded by the exons ATGGCGACCGCCGGCGCTGGCGCCCCGGCCATCaccgcgtcctcctcctccttcctctcttcGTCGACCTTCTCCCTCAA GGCGTCGAAGACCAGCCACCGCCGGCCCGCGGGGAGGGTATCCGTCAGTGTCCGCTGTGTCGGTAGCCCCCCATCTGTCGATACAT CTTACAAGACGAACGTCCCGCGCAATGCAAACATGGCCAAGCTCCAAGCAGGCTATTTATTTCCTGAG ATTGCCAGGAGAAGGGCAGCTCATTTGTTGAAGTTTCCTGACGCGAAGATTATAAGTCTTGGGATTGGTGACACTACCGAGCCCATTCCGGATGTCATAACTAATGGCATGGCAGAG AGAGCACATGCTTTATCAACAATTGATGGATACAGTGGTTATGGAGCTGAACAAGGTGAAAAG AAACTAAGGGCAGCAATTGCTACAACCTACTATGCGGATCTTGGGATTGAAGAAACAGACATATTTGTCTCTGATGGTGCAAAATGTGACATTTCTCGTCTGCAG GTCCTTTTTGGATCTAATGTGACGATTGCAGTCCAAGACCCATCATACCCT GCATATGTTGATTCGAGTGTTATCATGGGGCAAACTGGTTTATATCAGCAAGACGTTCAGAAGTATGGAAACATCGAGTACATGAGATGCAGTCCCAAAAATGGATTTTTCCCTGATCTGTCAACTGTCCCACGAACAgatataattttcttttgttcACCTAACAATCCTACTGGTGCTACTGCATCTCGGGACCAACTAACTAAACTAGTCAAATTTGCAAAGGACAATGGGTCCATCATAGTCTATGATTCTGCTTATGCTATGTACATATCAGATGACAGCCCAAAGTCTATCTTTGAAATTCCTGGAGCAAGGGAG GTTGCCATTGAGACAGCTTCATTCTCAAAATACGCTGGGTTCACTGGTGTCCGTCTGGGTTGGACTGTTGTCCCTAAGGAGCTACTTTTCTCAGATGGACATCCAGTTGCTAAAGATTTCAACCGCATAGTCAGCACTTGCTTCAATGGCGCATCGAACATTTCTCAAGCTGGTGGTTTGGCTTGCCTCTCTCCAGAGGGTCTAAAG GCTATGCGTGatgttgttggcttctacaaggACAACACCGAAATAATTGTTGACACATTTACATCACTTGGATTCAATGTATATGGTGCCAAGAATGCTCCGTATGTGTGGGTGCACTTCCCTGGTCGTAATTCATGGGACGTTTTTGCTGAGATCCTTGAGAAGGCGAATGTGGTTACTACTCCTGGCAGTGGATTTGGACCTGGCGGCGAAGGCTTCGTGAGGGTCAGCGCATTCGGCCACAGAGATAACATTATTGAAGCTGCGAGAAGATTAAAGCAGCTGTACGAGTGA